The Crocinitomicaceae bacterium genome includes a region encoding these proteins:
- a CDS encoding NAD-dependent epimerase/dehydratase family protein, giving the protein MGNRIEILNNPYLCSMILVTGATGLLGTHVLAELTSRGQAVRALKRPTSDLSALQSVFNYYFKENAPDKLNLIEWIDGDILDISSLQKAIQGCDVVYHCAALVSFRKKDFNRLIKNNKEGTANVVNVCLTAGVSHLCYVSSTATIGKTPNKSVLDENCKFISSSENSGYAVSKYLAEIEVWRGIEEGLPAVIINPSVILGPGNWNESSVTIFRKIRDGLKFYTPGSNAFVDARDVAYILCELSDKKIFNERYLVIGENLSYQNLFNQIAAAFQVKSPSICAKPWMAAIYWRFEAFLSFILRKKPTITRETARSAMASVFYSNAKICQQLNFKFRSMDDTISNAVCYFKKGHIYHQ; this is encoded by the coding sequence ATGGGTAACAGAATTGAAATCCTGAATAACCCTTACCTTTGCAGTATGATACTTGTTACCGGAGCAACGGGATTATTAGGCACACATGTACTGGCTGAACTAACATCCAGAGGTCAAGCCGTGCGGGCACTAAAAAGACCAACTTCTGATTTGTCTGCCCTGCAATCAGTATTCAATTATTATTTCAAAGAGAATGCTCCTGACAAATTAAACTTAATAGAGTGGATTGATGGTGATATATTGGATATTAGTTCTCTCCAAAAGGCCATTCAAGGTTGTGATGTGGTGTATCACTGTGCTGCTTTAGTGTCATTCAGAAAAAAAGATTTTAATCGTCTTATTAAAAATAATAAAGAAGGTACAGCAAACGTCGTTAATGTTTGCCTCACTGCCGGGGTGAGTCATTTATGTTATGTTAGCTCCACAGCAACAATCGGAAAAACACCGAATAAAAGTGTGTTAGACGAAAACTGTAAATTCATTTCTTCATCTGAAAATTCAGGATACGCCGTTAGTAAATACCTTGCTGAAATTGAAGTTTGGAGAGGAATAGAAGAGGGCTTACCTGCGGTTATCATTAACCCTTCTGTCATTCTTGGTCCGGGTAACTGGAATGAAAGTTCTGTCACTATTTTCCGCAAAATTCGCGATGGCCTAAAATTTTATACACCTGGTTCAAATGCTTTTGTTGATGCCCGAGATGTTGCTTATATTCTCTGTGAACTTTCTGACAAAAAAATATTCAACGAAAGATATTTAGTGATCGGTGAAAATTTATCTTATCAAAATTTGTTTAACCAAATTGCTGCTGCATTTCAGGTTAAATCACCATCCATTTGTGCCAAACCCTGGATGGCTGCTATCTATTGGAGGTTTGAAGCTTTCTTGTCATTTATTCTAAGAAAAAAACCAACCATTACACGTGAAACGGCACGCAGCGCTATGGCTTCTGTTTTCTATTCAAATGCAAAAATCTGTCAGCAGTTAAATTTTAAATTCAGAAGCATGGATGATACCATATCAAACGCAGTTTGCTATTTCAAAAAAGGACATATCTATCATCAGTAA
- a CDS encoding gliding motility-associated C-terminal domain-containing protein yields the protein MSDVSDGLTCPETITRTYSVTDNCANVITVTQTITVNDITNPTGTAPANITVQCIADVPAADVTLINDEADNCTANPDVQFVSDVSDGNTCPETITRTYSITDDCSNTINVTQTIVVDDTTNPTATAPANITVECIGDVPAADPTLITDEADNCSVPTVAFVSDASDGNTCPETITRTYSITDACGNTITVTQTIVVDDTTNPTASNPSSITVPGGPAPAPDPTVVVDEADNCTLNPTVAFVSDVTDGNLCPETITRTYSVTDNCGNQITVTQLILITDPIMPTASNPAPVTVECIADVPAPDPTVVIDEADNNGVPTVAFVSDVSDGLTCPETITRTYSVTDNCANVITVTQTITVNDITNPTGTAPANITVQCIADVPAADVTLINDEADNCTANPDVQFVSDVSDGNTCPETITRTYSITDDCSNTINVTQTIVVDDTTNPTATAPANITVECIGDVPAADPTLITDEADNCSVPTVAFVSDASDGNTCPETITRTYSITDACGNTITVTQTIVVDDTTNPTASNPASVTVPGGPAPAPDPTVVVDEADNCTLNPTVAFVSDVTDGNLCPETITRTYSVTDNCGNQITVTQLILITDPIMPTASNPAPVTVECIADVPAPDPTVVIDEADNNGVPTVAFVSDVSDGLTCPETITRTYSVTDNCANVITVTQTITVNDITNPTGTAPANITVQCIADVPAADVTLITDEADNCTANPDVQFVSDVSDGNTCPETITRTYSITDDCSNTINVTQTIVVDDTTNPTATAPANITVECIGDVPAADPTLITDEADNCSVPTVAFVSDASDGNTCPETITRTYSITDACGNTITVTQTIVVDDTTNPTASNPSSITVPGGPAPAPDPTVVVDEADNCTLNPTVAFVSDVTDGNLCPETITRTYSVTDNCGNQITVTQTILITDPIMPTASNPAPVTVECIADVPAPDPTVVIDEADNNGVPTVAFVSDVSDGLTCPETITRTYSVTDNCANVITVTQTITVNDITNPTGTAPANITVQCIADVPAADVTLITDEADNCTANPDVQFVSDVSDGNTCPETITRTYSITDDCSNTINVTQTIVVDDTTNPTATAPANITVECIGDVPAADPTLITDEADNCSVPTVAFVSDVSDGNTCPETITRTYSITDACGNTITVTQTIVVDDTTNPTASNPASVTVPGGPAPAPDPTVVIDEADNCTLNPTVAFVSDVTDGNLCPETITRTYSVTDNCGNQITVTQLILITDPIMPTASNPAPVTVECIADVPAPDPTVVIDEADNNGVPTVAFVSDVSDGLTCPETITRTYSVTDACANQIMVTQQIMVNDITNPTGTAPANITVQCIADVPAADVTLITDEADNCTANPDVQFVSDVSDGNTCPETITRTYSITDDCGNSINVTQTIVVDDTTNPTASNPASVTVECIADVPAADPLVVIDEADNCSVPTVAFVSDASDGNTCPETITRTYSVTDNCGNTINVTQTIVVDDTTNPTASNPASVTVDVIANVPAADPLVVIDEADNCTLNPTVTFVSDVSDGLTCPETITRTYSVTDNCGNQITVTQTIIVSDIILPTASNPAGVTVECIADVPVPDPLVVIDEADNGGVPTVAFVSDVSDGNTCPETITRTYSVTDNCANQIMVTQQIIVNDITNPTGTAPANIAVQCIADVPVADVTLITDEADNCTANPDVQFVSDVSDGNTCPETITRTYSITDDCGNTINVTQLIIVDDTTNPTASNPASVTVECIADVPAANPAVVIDEADNCTASPLVQFVSDVSDGNTCPETITRTYSVTDNCGNQITVTQQIIVNDITNPTASNPAPINVSCASNVPAPNVTAVIDEADNCTASPVVAWVSDVSDNNTCNGEIITRTYSVTDNCGNQITVTQQIIIGVTTPTVNAGVDVTLCEGEVVTLTASNPDAAVISWDNGVINSTAFTPPVGTTTYTVTATQCGGECSSTDQVDVVVNPLPDVVFMGDSLIGCSPMPVNFTNLTIPAGSNCSWDFGNGLSANGCGIVSTLYDMAGSYDVTLTVTSDEGCVATETYNDYITVVEPPVASFMYSPGYVAVSNPEVEFLNESINADSYYWDFGDGTYSLQTDPEHAFPAIGNMTYTVTLTATNSVGCSDTASVQIEIMDEILFYVPNVFTPDGDGNNNTFFPVFTAGYDVYDYHLTIFNRWGEVIFESYDASVGWDGTYGDQGLVEDGVYIWQIEFGETMSDKRHRVRGHVTVLK from the coding sequence GTGAGTGATGTATCAGATGGATTAACTTGTCCAGAGACGATCACAAGAACGTATTCAGTAACGGACAACTGTGCCAATGTAATCACAGTAACACAAACTATTACGGTGAATGATATCACTAACCCAACGGGGACAGCCCCGGCAAATATTACTGTTCAGTGTATAGCAGACGTACCGGCGGCTGATGTAACGTTGATTAACGATGAAGCAGACAACTGCACAGCAAATCCGGATGTACAATTTGTGAGTGATGTATCAGATGGTAATACTTGTCCAGAGACTATTACAAGAACCTATAGTATCACGGATGATTGCTCAAACACAATCAACGTAACACAGACCATCGTTGTTGATGATACCACCAACCCAACAGCCACGGCCCCGGCAAACATCACGGTTGAGTGCATAGGTGATGTTCCAGCCGCAGACCCAACGTTGATTACCGATGAAGCGGACAACTGTTCAGTACCGACAGTAGCTTTTGTAAGTGATGCAAGCGATGGCAACACCTGCCCCGAGACCATAACAAGAACTTATTCAATCACGGATGCATGTGGAAACACCATCACGGTAACACAAACAATCGTGGTAGATGATACAACTAATCCGACAGCATCAAACCCGTCAAGTATAACAGTTCCCGGAGGCCCAGCCCCGGCGCCGGATCCAACGGTTGTTGTAGATGAGGCAGACAACTGCACACTGAACCCAACGGTAGCCTTTGTAAGTGATGTAACGGACGGCAACTTGTGTCCTGAGACTATTACAAGAACGTATAGTGTAACGGACAATTGCGGCAATCAAATTACGGTAACGCAATTAATTTTGATTACTGATCCAATCATGCCAACGGCGTCAAATCCAGCTCCTGTTACAGTAGAATGTATAGCAGATGTACCAGCACCGGACCCAACGGTGGTGATAGATGAGGCGGACAATAATGGAGTACCGACCGTTGCATTTGTGAGTGATGTATCAGATGGATTAACTTGTCCAGAGACGATCACAAGAACGTATTCAGTAACGGACAACTGTGCCAATGTAATCACAGTAACACAAACTATTACGGTGAATGATATCACTAACCCAACGGGGACAGCCCCGGCAAATATTACTGTTCAGTGTATAGCAGACGTACCGGCGGCTGATGTAACGTTGATTAACGATGAAGCAGACAACTGCACAGCAAATCCGGATGTACAATTTGTGAGTGATGTATCAGATGGTAATACTTGTCCAGAGACTATTACAAGAACCTATAGTATCACGGATGATTGCTCAAACACAATCAACGTAACACAGACCATCGTTGTTGATGATACCACCAACCCAACAGCCACGGCCCCGGCAAACATCACGGTTGAGTGCATAGGTGATGTTCCAGCCGCAGACCCAACGTTGATTACCGATGAAGCGGACAACTGTTCAGTACCGACAGTAGCTTTTGTAAGTGATGCAAGCGATGGCAACACCTGCCCCGAGACCATAACAAGAACTTATTCAATCACGGATGCATGTGGAAACACCATCACGGTAACACAAACAATCGTGGTAGATGATACAACTAATCCGACAGCATCAAACCCTGCAAGTGTAACAGTTCCCGGCGGCCCAGCCCCGGCGCCGGATCCAACGGTTGTTGTAGATGAGGCAGACAACTGCACGCTGAACCCAACGGTAGCTTTTGTAAGTGATGTAACGGACGGCAACTTGTGTCCGGAGACTATTACAAGAACGTATAGTGTAACGGACAATTGCGGCAATCAAATTACGGTAACGCAATTAATTTTGATTACTGATCCAATCATGCCAACGGCGTCAAATCCGGCTCCTGTTACAGTAGAATGTATAGCAGATGTACCAGCACCGGACCCAACAGTAGTGATAGATGAGGCGGACAATAATGGAGTACCGACCGTTGCATTTGTGAGTGATGTATCAGATGGATTAACTTGTCCAGAGACGATCACAAGAACGTATTCAGTAACGGACAACTGTGCCAATGTAATCACAGTAACACAAACTATTACGGTGAATGATATCACTAACCCAACGGGGACAGCCCCGGCAAATATTACTGTTCAGTGTATAGCAGACGTACCGGCGGCTGATGTAACGTTGATTACCGATGAAGCAGACAACTGCACAGCAAATCCGGATGTACAATTTGTGAGTGATGTATCAGATGGTAATACTTGTCCAGAGACTATTACAAGAACCTATAGTATCACGGATGATTGCTCAAACACAATCAACGTAACACAGACCATCGTTGTTGATGATACCACCAACCCAACAGCCACGGCCCCGGCAAACATCACGGTTGAGTGCATAGGTGATGTTCCAGCCGCAGACCCAACGTTGATTACCGATGAAGCGGACAACTGTTCAGTACCGACAGTAGCTTTTGTAAGTGATGCAAGCGATGGCAACACCTGCCCTGAGACCATAACAAGAACTTATTCAATCACGGATGCATGTGGAAACACCATCACGGTAACACAAACAATCGTGGTAGATGATACAACTAATCCGACAGCATCAAACCCGTCAAGTATAACAGTTCCCGGAGGCCCAGCCCCGGCGCCGGATCCAACGGTTGTTGTAGATGAGGCAGACAACTGCACGCTGAACCCAACGGTAGCCTTTGTAAGTGATGTAACGGACGGCAACTTGTGTCCTGAGACTATTACAAGAACATATAGTGTAACGGACAACTGTGGCAATCAAATTACGGTAACGCAAACCATTTTGATTACAGATCCAATCATGCCAACGGCGTCAAACCCTGCCCCTGTTACAGTGGAATGTATAGCAGATGTACCAGCACCGGACCCAACAGTAGTGATAGATGAGGCGGACAATAATGGAGTACCGACCGTTGCATTTGTGAGTGATGTATCAGATGGATTAACTTGTCCAGAGACGATCACAAGAACGTATTCAGTAACGGACAACTGTGCCAATGTAATCACAGTAACACAAACTATTACGGTGAATGATATCACTAACCCAACGGGGACAGCCCCGGCAAATATTACTGTTCAGTGTATAGCAGACGTACCGGCGGCTGATGTAACGTTGATTACCGATGAAGCAGACAACTGCACAGCAAATCCGGATGTACAATTTGTGAGTGATGTATCAGATGGTAATACTTGTCCAGAGACTATTACAAGAACCTATAGTATCACGGATGATTGCTCAAACACAATCAACGTAACACAGACCATCGTTGTTGATGATACCACCAACCCAACAGCCACGGCCCCGGCAAACATCACGGTTGAGTGCATAGGTGATGTTCCGGCCGCAGACCCAACGTTGATTACCGATGAAGCGGACAACTGTTCAGTACCGACAGTAGCTTTTGTAAGTGATGTAAGCGATGGCAACACCTGCCCTGAGACCATAACAAGAACTTATTCAATCACGGATGCATGTGGAAACACCATCACGGTAACACAAACAATCGTGGTAGATGATACAACTAATCCGACAGCATCAAACCCTGCAAGTGTAACAGTTCCCGGAGGCCCAGCCCCGGCGCCGGATCCAACGGTGGTGATAGACGAGGCAGACAACTGCACGCTGAATCCAACGGTAGCCTTTGTAAGTGATGTAACGGACGGCAACTTGTGTCCGGAGACTATTACAAGAACGTATAGTGTAACGGACAATTGCGGCAATCAAATTACGGTAACGCAATTAATTTTGATAACCGACCCAATCATGCCAACGGCGTCAAATCCGGCTCCTGTTACAGTAGAATGTATAGCAGATGTACCAGCACCGGACCCAACAGTAGTGATAGATGAGGCGGACAATAATGGAGTACCGACCGTTGCATTTGTGAGTGATGTATCAGATGGATTAACTTGTCCAGAGACGATCACAAGAACGTATTCAGTAACGGATGCCTGTGCTAACCAAATCATGGTAACACAACAAATCATGGTGAATGATATTACTAACCCAACGGGGACAGCCCCGGCAAATATTACTGTTCAGTGTATAGCAGACGTGCCGGCAGCTGATGTAACGTTGATTACCGATGAAGCAGACAACTGCACGGCAAATCCGGATGTACAATTTGTGAGTGATGTGTCAGATGGGAATACTTGTCCAGAGACTATTACAAGAACGTATAGCATCACGGACGATTGTGGCAACAGTATCAACGTAACCCAAACAATCGTTGTTGATGACACCACCAATCCAACGGCGTCGAATCCGGCATCAGTGACGGTAGAATGTATAGCAGATGTACCGGCAGCAGATCCATTGGTAGTGATAGATGAAGCAGACAACTGCTCAGTTCCAACAGTAGCTTTTGTGAGTGATGCAAGTGATGGCAATACTTGTCCTGAGACCATAACAAGAACCTATAGTGTAACGGATAACTGTGGAAATACGATCAACGTGACCCAAACTATTGTTGTAGATGATACAACTAATCCAACAGCATCCAATCCGGCAAGTGTTACGGTAGATGTGATAGCCAATGTACCAGCAGCAGATCCATTGGTAGTGATAGATGAGGCAGACAACTGCACACTGAATCCAACGGTGACTTTTGTAAGTGATGTGTCAGATGGATTAACTTGTCCAGAGACGATTACCAGAACATATAGCGTAACGGATAACTGCGGTAATCAAATTACGGTAACGCAAACCATTATTGTATCAGACATCATTTTGCCAACGGCATCGAACCCGGCAGGGGTAACGGTAGAATGTATAGCAGATGTACCTGTGCCAGATCCATTGGTTGTGATAGATGAAGCGGACAATGGAGGAGTACCGACAGTAGCTTTTGTGAGTGATGTATCAGATGGCAATACCTGCCCTGAAACTATTACAAGAACATATAGTGTAACGGACAACTGTGCCAATCAAATCATGGTAACACAACAAATCATTGTGAATGATATTACCAACCCAACGGGAACAGCCCCGGCGAATATTGCGGTTCAGTGTATAGCCGATGTACCGGTGGCTGATGTAACGTTAATTACAGATGAAGCAGACAACTGCACGGCAAATCCGGATGTACAATTTGTGAGTGATGTATCAGATGGTAACACGTGTCCTGAGACGATAACAAGAACGTATAGTATCACGGATGATTGTGGAAATACAATCAACGTAACACAATTAATTATTGTGGATGACACCACCAATCCAACGGCGTCGAATCCGGCATCAGTGACGGTAGAATGTATAGCAGATGTGCCGGCAGCAAACCCTGCAGTTGTTATCGACGAGGCCGACAACTGCACGGCATCACCACTTGTACAATTTGTGAGTGATGTATCAGATGGCAATACGTGTCCTGAGACGATTACAAGAACGTATAGTGTAACGGACAACTGCGGAAATCAAATCACGGTCACACAACAAATCATTGTGAATGATATTACCAATCCAACGGCATCTAACCCTGCCCCAATCAATGTATCATGTGCATCCAATGTACCTGCTCCGAATGTTACGGCAGTGATAGATGAGGCGGATAACTGCACGGCATCACCGGTTGTAGCGTGGGTATCAGATGTGTCAGACAACAACACCTGCAACGGAGAAATCATCACGCGAACATATAGCGTGACAGATAACTGCGGCAATCAAATTACGGTGACCCAACAAATTATCATTGGTGTAACCACACCGACAGTAAACGCAGGAGTTGATGTTACATTATGCGAAGGAGAAGTAGTCACCCTTACAGCAAGTAATCCGGATGCTGCGGTTATTAGCTGGGATAACGGAGTAATCAACAGCACTGCATTCACGCCACCGGTGGGCACAACAACCTATACTGTAACGGCTACTCAATGTGGTGGAGAATGTTCATCAACCGATCAGGTAGACGTGGTTGTTAATCCGCTTCCGGATGTGGTGTTTATGGGGGATAGTTTGATTGGATGTTCTCCAATGCCTGTGAACTTCACAAATCTTACGATACCGGCAGGATCTAACTGTAGTTGGGATTTTGGAAACGGACTATCTGCGAATGGTTGTGGAATAGTTTCAACACTCTATGATATGGCAGGATCATATGACGTGACATTAACAGTTACATCTGATGAAGGCTGTGTTGCAACAGAAACGTATAATGACTACATTACAGTTGTTGAACCACCGGTAGCATCATTTATGTATTCGCCAGGTTATGTTGCCGTTTCTAATCCTGAAGTTGAATTCTTGAATGAGTCAATCAATGCAGATTCTTATTACTGGGATTTTGGTGATGGAACCTACTCTTTACAAACAGATCCAGAACATGCATTCCCTGCAATTGGAAACATGACCTACACAGTAACGCTCACTGCAACAAACTCGGTAGGATGTTCAGACACAGCATCTGTACAAATTGAAATAATGGATGAAATTCTCTTCTATGTTCCAAATGTATTTACGCCAGACGGAGACGGAAATAATAACACGTTCTTCCCTGTATTTACAGCAGGTTATGATGTCTATGATTATCACTTAACCATTTTCAACCGCTGGGGTGAAGTGATATTTGAATCCTATGATGCGTCTGTTGGTTGGGATGGAACCTATGGTGATCAAGGTCTGGTTGAAGACGGAGTTTATATATGGCAAATTGAGTTTGGTGAAACCATGTCTGACAAGCGCCATAGAGTAAGAGGACATGTAACAGTATTGAAATAA
- a CDS encoding peptidylprolyl isomerase, which produces MKIIVSILLVLIAGFSFTQTDLQDGIYAKITTAKGEILIKLEYEKVPITVANFVGLAEGNFTYDSIKITKPYYDGLKFHRVIADFMIQGGDPAGNGSGGPGYAFPDEIDTTLYHTGPGVLSMANAGPNTNGSQFFITHKATPWLNGKHAVFGQVIEGQDVVNAIKQGDVMEKVEIIRVGEKAQAFDASTAFAEGIAALKEKERLALLEKNKAFFAEVKALDKKLYKKAKQTASGLVYLITTEGNGTFPQVGENVEVHYTGYFTDGKKFDSSVDRNQTFKFLLGRGKVIKGWDEGIQLCSVGGHIRLVIPYWLAYGEQGRATIPPKATLIFDVQVIASAK; this is translated from the coding sequence ATGAAAATTATAGTTTCAATTTTACTCGTTCTAATTGCCGGATTTAGTTTTACACAAACTGACTTACAAGATGGAATATATGCCAAAATTACAACGGCAAAAGGAGAAATACTTATCAAACTGGAGTATGAAAAAGTGCCAATAACAGTGGCAAATTTTGTTGGTTTGGCAGAAGGAAATTTTACCTATGATTCTATAAAAATTACCAAACCATATTATGACGGATTAAAATTTCACCGGGTGATTGCTGATTTTATGATTCAGGGTGGAGACCCCGCAGGTAATGGATCAGGTGGGCCAGGGTATGCATTCCCTGATGAAATTGATACTACGCTTTATCACACGGGGCCAGGTGTTTTATCAATGGCTAATGCCGGACCGAATACGAACGGAAGTCAATTTTTTATCACGCATAAAGCAACACCTTGGTTAAATGGAAAACACGCCGTTTTTGGACAGGTAATTGAAGGACAAGATGTCGTTAATGCGATAAAGCAAGGAGATGTGATGGAAAAAGTAGAAATCATTCGTGTTGGTGAAAAAGCTCAAGCATTTGACGCATCAACTGCATTTGCAGAAGGAATAGCAGCTCTCAAAGAAAAAGAAAGACTGGCTTTGCTTGAAAAGAACAAAGCTTTTTTTGCAGAGGTAAAAGCCTTAGATAAAAAACTTTACAAAAAGGCAAAACAGACTGCAAGTGGTTTGGTATACCTCATCACTACAGAGGGTAATGGAACATTTCCACAAGTGGGAGAAAATGTGGAAGTACATTATACCGGATATTTTACTGATGGAAAAAAGTTTGACTCATCAGTTGACAGAAATCAAACATTTAAATTTTTGCTGGGTCGTGGAAAAGTAATTAAAGGTTGGGATGAAGGTATTCAACTCTGCAGTGTTGGTGGTCACATTCGTCTAGTTATTCCTTATTGGTTGGCTTATGGTGAACAAGGACGCGCCACCATTCCGCCTAAGGCAACATTGATTTTTGATGTACAGGTTATTGCATCAGCTAAATAA
- a CDS encoding DUF2480 family protein, with protein sequence MGEDIINKVAEAGIEQIDLKMFMPDKKQIILLDIKDQLWNNLVIKEKEFRAWIKNHNWMQYEGKTVAVFCSADAIIPAWVYMLITSELKNSTVIYGDLEAATESLFFNSLSSYDSSKLQDKIVMVKGCSDIPCPEKAYVVLTKKLLPFVKSLMFGEPCSAVPVYKRK encoded by the coding sequence ATGGGAGAAGATATAATTAATAAAGTTGCTGAAGCAGGCATTGAGCAAATAGATCTTAAAATGTTTATGCCAGATAAAAAACAAATTATTCTGCTTGACATAAAAGATCAACTTTGGAATAATTTAGTCATAAAAGAAAAAGAATTCAGGGCTTGGATAAAAAATCATAACTGGATGCAGTATGAGGGAAAAACGGTAGCTGTGTTTTGTTCTGCTGACGCTATAATTCCGGCCTGGGTGTATATGCTCATTACATCTGAATTAAAAAATTCTACGGTGATATATGGAGATTTGGAGGCAGCGACAGAAAGTTTGTTCTTCAATTCTCTTTCCAGCTATGACAGCAGCAAATTACAGGACAAAATTGTGATGGTAAAAGGTTGTTCTGATATACCTTGTCCTGAAAAAGCATATGTTGTGCTAACAAAAAAACTGTTGCCATTTGTAAAATCGCTGATGTTTGGCGAACCTTGTTCTGCTGTTCCGGTTTACAAAAGAAAATGA